One stretch of Streptomyces sp. A2-16 DNA includes these proteins:
- a CDS encoding ADP-ribosylglycohydrolase family protein, protein MTPKNQESSLPDRITGALVGAAVGDALGGPVEGYSPDQILERHAGRVHGIVGPWNGDAWRTARPIAPYHKGDGHVTDDTLMTHALIRVYDSVRDHLDAYAIADHLVPDLMTNPRWIPELEAEALPLHRVFLAEKWLVTRLHYGHVDPREAGVGNIVNCGAAMYMAPVGLVNAADPRAAYTEALDIAGAHQSSYGREAAGVFAAAVAAAATPGATPDSIVTACLSLAKDGTRAAIEQVCEVAARHTDFESALLPLRQAVAPYDTVGPDYRKPSLGARRPSRLHTIEELPIALAMLLVAAGDYRHAVLGAVNYGRDCDSIATMAGALSGALGFPVPDDWAKAVSEASRLDLWEPAATLTAVTREIFERDVARRRTHEAAFADLGGSRCSD, encoded by the coding sequence ATGACGCCCAAAAACCAAGAAAGCAGCCTCCCGGACCGCATCACCGGAGCCCTCGTGGGCGCGGCGGTGGGCGACGCCCTCGGCGGCCCCGTCGAGGGCTACTCCCCCGACCAGATCCTCGAACGCCACGCCGGCCGCGTCCACGGCATCGTCGGCCCCTGGAACGGCGACGCCTGGCGCACCGCCCGCCCCATCGCCCCGTACCACAAGGGCGACGGCCACGTCACCGACGACACCTTGATGACCCACGCGCTGATCCGCGTCTACGACAGCGTCAGAGACCACCTCGACGCCTACGCGATCGCCGACCACCTGGTCCCCGACCTGATGACGAACCCGCGCTGGATCCCGGAACTGGAGGCGGAGGCCCTCCCCCTGCACCGTGTCTTCCTCGCGGAGAAGTGGCTGGTCACCCGCCTCCACTACGGCCACGTCGACCCCCGGGAGGCCGGTGTCGGCAACATCGTCAACTGCGGCGCGGCGATGTACATGGCCCCGGTCGGCCTGGTCAACGCGGCCGACCCGAGGGCCGCCTACACCGAGGCCCTGGACATCGCGGGCGCCCACCAGTCGTCGTACGGCCGTGAGGCGGCGGGAGTCTTCGCGGCGGCGGTGGCCGCGGCGGCGACACCGGGCGCGACACCGGACTCGATCGTGACGGCCTGCCTCTCCCTGGCGAAGGACGGCACCCGTGCCGCGATCGAGCAGGTCTGCGAAGTGGCCGCCCGCCACACGGACTTCGAGTCGGCGCTGCTCCCGCTGCGGCAGGCGGTCGCGCCCTACGACACGGTCGGGCCCGACTACCGCAAGCCCTCCCTCGGCGCCCGCCGCCCCTCCCGGCTGCACACGATCGAGGAACTCCCCATCGCGCTGGCCATGTTGCTGGTGGCCGCGGGCGACTACCGCCACGCCGTCCTCGGCGCGGTGAACTACGGCAGGGACTGCGACTCGATCGCCACGATGGCCGGCGCCCTCTCGGGTGCCCTGGGCTTCCCGGTCCCGGACGACTGGGCCAAGGCGGTCTCCGAGGCGAGCCGCCTGGACCTGTGGGAGCCGGCGGCGACCCTGACCGCCGTGACCCGGGAGATCTTCGAGCGGGACGTGGCCCGGCGCAGGACCCATGAGGCGGCCTTCGCGGACCTCGGAGGCTCGAGATGCTCCGACTGA